The following are encoded in a window of Methanobacterium sp. genomic DNA:
- a CDS encoding PAS domain S-box protein, producing the protein MSKTKIILVEDDAIEAMDIKHTLESFGFEVPFVASRGEEAVEKSLDIMPDLVIMDIVLKGEMNGIEAAEEIVKLHIPIIYLSAHSDEPTVEKAKLTGPYGYIIKPYGPNELRYAIELALYKNKMERDLRNSQRQLSAIIDGSPVLQFVIDKNHYVIHWNQAMAEYSGISSEEIIGTDEHWRAFYSEKRPCLADLIVDEDIKVLDKWYSGKYKESEHLKGAYVAEDFFPSIGETGKWLHFTAASIKDAEGNIIGALETLEDITERKEAENSLKINEERLKIALQGANAAIFDWSIPTGEAYFSPEYYQLFGYEADEFPANYDSWSKLIHVDDREKTLANLKKQIEDKLDNFKIEYRVICKNKSIKWILGVAKGLEFDENGIATRIIGMNQDITERKTIEERLKLTQFSVEHGPDSIIWITSDARICFVNEAACESLGYSNEELISMTVFDIDPDFPQEEWEEHWKDIKSGKIKTVETKHRKKNGEKFYVNISINYLKYNGTEYNCAFVRDVTPQKEVEMDLQESQRRLETLISNLPGIVYRCKNDAEWTMEFVSEGCLELTGYSTTDLIGNRKLSYGSLIHPEDLQKVWDDIQIALDKKEHYEIIYRIIAADSQIKFVWERGRGVFSSSGELLFLEGFIEDITERREAEESLKDSEGRFRALTENSLDTIMLFDSDLRHLYVNPNVEKDTGIPADEFIGKTHAELGFPEDLVEIWENTLLNVFQIGKTDRIEFQLPNGVWMDWLMIPLFSDGGKVKSVITSARDITERKKAEESIKEQYHFLQNLIDTIPYPLFYKDKEYVYIGCNNAFEEFIGLSKDEIVGKNVYDISPKDLADKYHQKDKELFENQILQVYEAPVQYADGSRHTMLFNKAIFEDKDGELAGLIGVMVDITERKETEEALKHSEVEYRAIFENSKSAVAVYTAVDNGENFVLNDFNKAAEEIEQIKREDVIDKRVTEVFPGVKEFGIFEVFKRVWKTGKPEKYPVSLYKDARIEGWRENYIYKLPSSDIVAVYDDLTEIKQYEEELEQNQVRLKSLVRILQYKAESVQDFLDYALNEAIQLTESKLGFIYHYYEDKKEFVLDSASRDDRKDVSGIDYNMIYKLENVGIWGEAVRQRKPLILNDFESDNPLKKSYPEGHAFIHKFMNIPVFSEDKIVAVVGLANKDKDYTEIDVLQIELLMESVWKVLDVQQAEDALKKSEARYKAIFENTGSAMAISEKDMTLSLVNEEFAQFTGYSKEKIENKMSWTNFFVEEELPKMKEYHQLRRIEPDKVPANYESRVMDIEGNIKDVYMSVAMIPGTKKSVVSLLDITEKKQSRIKLRKELEINRSLARIYVPIISPESSMEDVTVAILGEARKLTKSKYGFVSSIDTKTGENILHSLSSMMMECEVMWEKNEVVSFHVGSDGIYPGLWGHCLNTKESFYTNNAQKHPSAKGVPEGHVKLEKFLGIPVLIDNEVAGEIALANPVNDYSDDDINVVERIAEFFAMAIQRKKYEDQIKNSLDEKVLLLREIHHRVKNNLQIISSILNLQSSAVKDKYLVDVFKQNRNRIKAMAMIHEKLYNAPDLAKIDFSDYIRSLTTDITYTYLVKTEFLDIKLDLEDNIMLNIETAIPCGLILSELISNSIKHAFTEGVKGEIKIAFKKIDEKFILTLSDNGTGLPDELDFRKTESLGLQLVNSLVEQLDGSIELDKTKGTKFIIKFKELKYKKRI; encoded by the coding sequence ATGTCTAAAACTAAAATCATTCTTGTAGAAGACGATGCCATTGAAGCAATGGATATTAAACATACATTGGAATCATTTGGTTTTGAAGTTCCATTCGTTGCTTCCCGTGGAGAGGAAGCTGTTGAGAAATCGTTAGACATCATGCCCGATCTTGTTATAATGGATATTGTTTTAAAAGGTGAAATGAACGGGATAGAAGCCGCTGAAGAAATAGTAAAATTACACATTCCCATAATATATTTATCAGCCCATTCAGATGAACCTACAGTTGAGAAAGCCAAACTTACAGGACCTTATGGATATATTATTAAGCCATATGGTCCTAATGAGCTTAGATATGCAATAGAACTTGCTCTTTATAAAAATAAGATGGAAAGGGACCTTAGAAATAGCCAAAGGCAATTAAGTGCTATAATAGATGGTTCTCCAGTTCTGCAGTTTGTAATTGATAAAAATCACTATGTTATTCACTGGAACCAGGCAATGGCAGAGTACAGCGGGATATCATCTGAAGAAATCATAGGCACTGATGAACACTGGCGGGCATTTTACAGCGAAAAAAGGCCGTGTTTGGCGGATTTAATAGTTGATGAGGATATAAAAGTATTAGATAAATGGTATTCTGGAAAATATAAGGAATCTGAACATTTAAAAGGAGCATATGTAGCTGAAGATTTCTTCCCATCAATTGGAGAAACTGGTAAATGGCTTCATTTTACAGCAGCCTCAATAAAAGACGCTGAAGGAAATATTATAGGTGCTTTAGAAACACTGGAAGATATAACAGAACGTAAAGAGGCGGAAAATTCTTTAAAGATCAACGAGGAACGATTAAAAATAGCTTTACAGGGAGCTAATGCTGCAATATTTGATTGGAGTATCCCCACTGGAGAGGCTTATTTTTCGCCAGAATACTATCAACTGTTTGGATATGAAGCAGATGAATTTCCTGCCAACTATGACAGCTGGTCTAAACTCATACATGTAGATGATCGCGAAAAAACCCTTGCAAATCTTAAAAAACAGATTGAAGATAAATTGGATAATTTTAAAATAGAATACAGAGTAATTTGTAAAAATAAGAGTATTAAATGGATTTTAGGCGTAGCAAAAGGATTAGAATTTGATGAAAATGGAATTGCCACCAGAATTATTGGAATGAACCAGGATATAACTGAAAGAAAAACCATTGAAGAACGATTGAAACTGACCCAATTTTCTGTTGAACATGGTCCTGATTCTATAATATGGATAACTTCAGATGCCCGCATATGTTTTGTTAATGAAGCCGCCTGTGAATCATTGGGTTATTCTAATGAAGAGCTTATTTCAATGACGGTTTTTGATATTGATCCTGATTTTCCGCAAGAAGAATGGGAAGAACACTGGAAAGACATTAAAAGCGGAAAAATAAAAACAGTTGAAACTAAACACCGCAAAAAAAATGGGGAAAAATTTTACGTTAACATATCCATTAACTATCTTAAATACAATGGAACTGAATACAACTGTGCCTTTGTCAGGGATGTGACTCCACAAAAAGAAGTTGAAATGGATCTGCAAGAAAGTCAAAGAAGACTTGAAACATTAATAAGCAATTTACCAGGCATTGTTTATAGGTGCAAAAATGATGCTGAATGGACCATGGAATTTGTGAGTGAAGGGTGCTTGGAGCTTACAGGATACTCTACCACAGATTTAATTGGCAATCGAAAACTTTCTTATGGTTCTTTGATCCATCCAGAGGATCTTCAAAAGGTTTGGGATGATATCCAAATAGCTTTGGATAAAAAAGAACATTATGAAATCATTTACAGGATAATTGCTGCAGATTCTCAAATAAAATTTGTTTGGGAGAGAGGAAGAGGGGTATTTTCAAGTTCAGGTGAATTATTATTCTTAGAAGGATTTATCGAAGATATAACGGAACGTAGGGAAGCTGAAGAATCTTTGAAAGACAGTGAAGGTAGATTTAGAGCACTAACAGAGAATTCTTTAGATACTATAATGCTTTTTGATTCTGATTTAAGGCATTTATATGTGAATCCCAATGTTGAAAAAGATACTGGTATCCCTGCAGATGAATTTATTGGTAAAACTCATGCTGAGCTTGGTTTCCCGGAAGATCTGGTGGAAATCTGGGAAAATACGCTCCTCAATGTTTTCCAGATAGGAAAAACAGATCGAATCGAATTTCAGCTACCAAATGGTGTATGGATGGATTGGTTGATGATCCCGTTATTTTCAGATGGGGGAAAAGTAAAATCTGTCATTACTTCCGCCAGGGATATCACCGAACGTAAAAAAGCTGAAGAATCAATTAAAGAGCAATATCATTTTCTACAGAATTTAATTGACACTATACCTTACCCTCTATTCTATAAAGACAAAGAATATGTGTATATTGGTTGTAATAATGCATTTGAAGAGTTTATAGGATTATCAAAGGATGAAATAGTTGGAAAAAACGTTTATGACATATCTCCTAAAGATTTGGCGGATAAGTATCATCAAAAGGATAAAGAACTATTTGAAAACCAGATTTTGCAGGTTTATGAGGCTCCAGTGCAGTATGCTGACGGGTCACGGCATACAATGCTATTTAACAAGGCTATATTTGAAGATAAAGATGGTGAACTTGCAGGTTTGATTGGAGTAATGGTGGATATCACTGAACGAAAGGAGACAGAAGAGGCTCTTAAACATTCTGAGGTAGAGTATAGGGCTATTTTTGAAAATAGTAAAAGCGCGGTAGCAGTTTATACGGCTGTCGATAATGGCGAAAACTTCGTATTAAATGATTTTAATAAAGCAGCAGAAGAAATAGAACAAATAAAAAGAGAAGATGTTATAGATAAGCGAGTTACTGAAGTTTTCCCGGGTGTAAAAGAATTTGGAATTTTTGAAGTTTTTAAAAGGGTTTGGAAGACTGGAAAACCAGAAAAGTATCCGGTTTCCCTATACAAAGATGCAAGAATTGAAGGATGGCGGGAAAACTATATCTATAAACTACCTTCAAGTGATATAGTAGCAGTTTATGATGATTTAACTGAAATAAAGCAGTATGAAGAAGAACTTGAGCAAAATCAAGTTCGGTTGAAAAGTTTGGTAAGAATACTCCAGTATAAAGCAGAATCTGTTCAAGATTTCCTTGATTATGCTCTTAATGAAGCGATCCAACTAACTGAAAGTAAACTGGGATTTATATATCATTATTATGAGGATAAAAAAGAATTTGTTCTAGATTCGGCGTCTCGCGATGATAGAAAAGATGTTAGTGGCATTGATTATAATATGATTTATAAATTGGAAAATGTAGGTATCTGGGGAGAAGCAGTCCGCCAAAGGAAACCGCTCATTTTAAATGACTTTGAATCAGATAATCCTCTTAAAAAGAGTTACCCTGAAGGTCATGCATTTATCCACAAATTCATGAACATTCCTGTTTTCAGCGAGGATAAAATCGTTGCTGTTGTTGGATTAGCTAATAAAGATAAAGATTACACTGAAATAGATGTACTACAGATTGAACTTTTAATGGAGTCAGTTTGGAAGGTTTTAGATGTTCAGCAGGCTGAAGACGCCTTAAAAAAGTCCGAAGCGAGATACAAGGCTATTTTTGAAAATACAGGATCTGCAATGGCCATCAGTGAAAAAGACATGACATTATCCCTTGTAAATGAGGAATTTGCACAATTTACAGGTTATTCTAAAGAAAAAATAGAAAATAAAATGAGCTGGACTAATTTTTTTGTAGAAGAAGAACTGCCAAAAATGAAGGAGTACCATCAACTCCGTAGAATTGAACCTGATAAAGTTCCAGCAAATTATGAAAGCAGAGTGATGGACATTGAAGGAAATATAAAAGATGTATACATGTCTGTGGCAATGATACCTGGCACTAAAAAGAGTGTTGTTTCTCTTTTAGATATAACTGAAAAGAAACAGTCTCGCATTAAACTTAGAAAAGAATTAGAGATAAACAGATCTTTAGCCAGAATATATGTTCCTATAATTTCTCCAGAATCCAGTATGGAAGATGTAACTGTTGCTATTTTAGGGGAAGCAAGGAAGTTAACTAAAAGTAAGTATGGGTTCGTTTCTTCAATAGACACTAAAACTGGTGAAAATATTTTGCACAGTCTCTCCAGCATGATGATGGAATGTGAAGTAATGTGGGAAAAAAATGAGGTAGTTTCATTCCATGTAGGCTCTGATGGAATATATCCTGGTCTTTGGGGACATTGTCTAAATACTAAAGAATCTTTTTACACTAATAACGCTCAAAAACATCCCTCTGCAAAAGGAGTGCCTGAAGGGCATGTGAAACTCGAGAAATTTTTAGGAATTCCAGTATTAATAGATAATGAAGTTGCAGGAGAAATTGCTCTTGCAAATCCTGTTAATGATTACTCAGATGACGATATAAATGTAGTTGAAAGAATTGCAGAGTTCTTTGCCATGGCTATTCAGCGTAAAAAATATGAAGATCAGATCAAGAATTCACTGGATGAAAAAGTCTTACTGCTTAGGGAAATTCACCATAGGGTCAAAAATAACCTGCAAATCATCTCCAGCATACTAAATCTTCAATCATCAGCCGTTAAAGACAAATATTTAGTTGATGTGTTTAAACAAAATCGAAACCGTATAAAAGC
- a CDS encoding ATP phosphoribosyltransferase, giving the protein MHLKIAIPSKGRISDPAVKLLGKAGIGIRDTANRKLFSKTYDEEISVMFTRAADIPEFVADGAADMGMTGLDLIEEKDGDVEILEDLNFGRAKLVLAVPEDSHINDISDITDDHIVATEFPHLTEKYLKNKGINTKIVELSGSTEIAPFIGVADIVVDLTSTGTTLKMNHLKIIDTVLESSIKLIANKKSFKEKNEKIEAVRTGIKGVLDAEGKKLVMMNVDKEVLDQVKMAMPGLTGPTVSQVMSNDDVVAVHAVVDENDVFNVVNQLKKIGARDILVVPIERII; this is encoded by the coding sequence ATGCACCTTAAAATTGCCATTCCATCAAAAGGAAGGATAAGTGACCCTGCAGTTAAACTTTTAGGAAAGGCAGGGATTGGCATTAGAGATACGGCCAATAGGAAGCTCTTTTCAAAGACATATGATGAAGAAATAAGTGTAATGTTTACAAGGGCTGCAGATATCCCTGAATTTGTAGCCGATGGTGCTGCAGACATGGGGATGACTGGTCTTGACTTAATTGAAGAAAAGGATGGTGACGTTGAAATTCTTGAAGATTTAAACTTTGGAAGGGCCAAACTTGTTTTAGCCGTTCCTGAAGATTCCCACATCAATGATATTTCTGATATAACTGATGATCATATTGTTGCAACTGAATTTCCACATTTAACGGAGAAATATCTTAAAAATAAAGGAATAAATACAAAAATAGTGGAATTAAGCGGTTCAACAGAGATTGCACCATTTATAGGGGTTGCAGACATCGTAGTTGACCTTACAAGCACAGGCACGACATTAAAAATGAATCATCTTAAAATAATAGATACTGTCCTTGAAAGCTCTATTAAGCTAATTGCAAATAAAAAAAGCTTTAAAGAAAAGAATGAGAAAATTGAAGCTGTAAGAACTGGTATTAAAGGAGTTCTTGATGCTGAAGGTAAAAAACTGGTAATGATGAATGTGGATAAAGAAGTCCTTGACCAGGTTAAAATGGCCATGCCGGGACTTACAGGTCCTACAGTATCACAAGTTATGTCTAATGATGATGTTGTAGCTGTTCATGCAGTTGTTGATGAAAATGATGTTTTTAATGTGGTAAATCAGCTTAAAAAGATAGGTGCACGCGATATACTGGTTGTGCCCATTGAAAGAATAATATAA
- a CDS encoding winged helix-turn-helix transcriptional regulator yields MKKLLWWLIAGMKGGLNRAKIIKMLNERPYNAHQLSDELNLDYKTIRHHIKVLEENNIVKSGDEKYGKMYFLSPAIEENYDIFTEIWEQIGKK; encoded by the coding sequence ATGAAAAAGCTGTTGTGGTGGTTAATTGCCGGTATGAAAGGTGGATTAAACCGCGCCAAAATAATCAAAATGTTAAATGAAAGGCCATATAATGCACATCAACTTTCAGATGAGCTAAATTTAGATTATAAAACCATAAGACACCATATTAAAGTTTTAGAAGAAAATAACATAGTTAAATCCGGTGACGAGAAATATGGTAAAATGTATTTCCTATCGCCAGCCATAGAAGAAAATTATGATATATTCACCGAGATTTGGGAACAAATTGGGAAAAAGTAA